A part of Astyanax mexicanus isolate ESR-SI-001 chromosome 2, AstMex3_surface, whole genome shotgun sequence genomic DNA contains:
- the LOC125799085 gene encoding uncharacterized protein LOC125799085 isoform X1 — MKWKCKLCTYFTNNRRKILGHYRSSHSHYGGRVPIPCIYSDCVCSFKSHKALGIHVRQHGFCYGEKVNFRVRCLLCAFSQPANHKQYFCHLNTQLKNKETVTCPFNGCNFKSKVYSSFTSHRSRYHALDFLQNFKAELLYGPPHGENSDPLLDTGGYSSNNTESAVRDSFDFQSDDDEDAADDEEERGSIGDKIRNRLASLLLRMQAILHVSKSATQEIINELHEIGILAGDLSKKTAENIFTELSCNIDEATLKLLKESLQETNPFSCLSQSGPLGTEYKRQLFYKERFNVIEPTEYVLDPLLNKTFVYVPISGVLPALLNKCDVIDKVLEETNLPSLSGQYRSFHDGLYFKENPIISQEELSISLGLYIDEFEICNPLGTSRKKHKITAIYWVIANLPAKYRSALSSIYLALLSNSNDVKTFGYAQIVEPLLKELCTLETKGFYIDRLGTFVKGTVLYVSSDNLGAHSFAGFQESFSVDKFCRFCLASRSDIQSTSVRTGCFPLRTKILHNEAVKSLKEHESIVVDGVKGDCVLNELNYFHCITGFPPDLLHDLLEGIVPVELCLCLKTLIGKKYFTLEELNTAIQRFPYKFSDKTNKPQAIPKAFTLKGTIGGNGHENWTLLRLLPLLIGDKVPENDKAWGVILDLKDILEILTSSTFTEEKLFYLEAKIFEHRQLVQEAFPTFKLKPKHHFLEHYPYLIRCFGPLLDFWTIRFEAKHSFFKKVVRDVNNFKNILVTLASRHQLMLAYHMDMPNMFKPTVEVGKISTVSFEILDLFVKDAIRRKFGCLTSVSLATTAFIHGTKYTQGMFLSTGSTSGLPNFGKIINVLFVENKPCFVVEPYTAWYLEHLRCYEVCKNHSAKLLVVQPEELNDYFPLSAYMVKGRLLISPKGFLLH, encoded by the coding sequence ATGAAGTGGAAATGTAAGCTTTGCACTTACTTCACAAACAATCGTCGAAAAATACTTGGACATTACAGATCAAGCCACTCTCATTACGGAGGACGAGTACCGATTCCTTGTATTTACAGTGACTGTGTGTGCTCTTTTAAGTCACACAAGGCTCTTGGAATACATGTGAGACAACATGGATTTTGCTACggtgaaaaagtgaattttagagtCAGATGTCTGCTATGTGCATTTAGTCAACCTGCAAATCATAAACAATACTTTTGTCATCTTAACACTCAATTAAAAAACAAGGAAACTGTCACCTGCCCATTTAATGGTTGTAATTTTAAGTCAAAAGTTTATTCCAGTTTTACCTCTCACAGAAGTCGATATCATGCCTTGGattttttacaaaattttaaaGCAGAGCTTCTTTATGGCCCACCACATGGTGAAAACTCTGATCCCCTATTAGACACTGGTGGGTATTCTTCTAATAACACTGAGTCAGCTGTTCGTGATAGTTTTGATTTTCAgtctgatgatgatgaggatgctgCTGATGATGAAGAAGAGCGAGGTAGCATTGGTGACAAAATTAGGAATAGACTTGCATCTTTGCTTCTACGAATGCAAGCCATCTTGCATGTATCTAAATCAGCTACCCAGGAAATAATCAATGAACTTCACGAAATTGGAATTTTAGCAGGTGACCTGtcaaaaaaaactgcagaaaacaTTTTTACAGAGCTCAGTTGTAATATAGATGAGGCCACACTAAAGTTGTTAAAGGAAAGCTTACAGGAAACCAATCCTTTTAGTTGTCTGTCACAGAGTGGACCACTGGGAACTGAATACAAAAGACAGTTGTTTTACAAGGAAAGATTCAACGTAATTGAGCCAACGGAGTATGTGTTAGATCCTTTACTTAACAAAACATTTGTTTATGTTCCAATTTCAGGTGTGTTGCCAGCATTGTTGAACAAGTGTGATGTAATTGACAAAGTTTTAGAGGAAACAAATCTACCATCGCTCTCTGGTCAGTACAGATCTTTTCATGATGGACTGTATTTTAAAGAGAATCCAATTATTTCTCAAGAAGAATTATCAATTTCTTTAGGATTGTATATAGATGAATTTGAAATCTGCAACCCTTTGGGAACTTCAAGGAAGAAACATAAAATAACTGCTATTTATTGGGTAATTGCTAATTTGCCTGCCAAATACCGATCTGCCCTATCTAGTATATACCTTGCCTTGCTGAGCAATAGTAATGATGTGAAAACATTTGGGTATGCACAAATAGTTGAACCACTGCTTAAAGAGCTTTGTACACTTGAAACTAAAGGATTTTACATTGATAGGCTAGGTACGTTTGTCAAAGGCACAGTCCTGTATGTGTCTTCAGATAATTTAGGAGCACATTCGTTTGCTGGCTTTCAGGAGTCATTCTCTGTTGATAAATTTTGCAGATTCTGCTTAGCCAGTCGCAGTGATATTCAGAGTACATCAGTAAGAACTGGATGCTTTCCACTAAGAACAAAAATATTGCACAATGAAGCTGTTAAGAGCCTTAAAGAGCACGAGAGCATAGTTGTTGACGGAGTTAAGGGTGACTgtgttttaaatgaactaaattATTTTCACTGCATAACGGGCTTTCCACCTGACTTGTTACATGATTTGCTAGAGGGAATAGTGCCTGTggagctgtgtttgtgtttaaagaCATTGATTGGCAAGAAGTATTTTACTTTAGAGGAACTGAATACTGCCATTCAGCGTTTCCCATACAAGTTTTCggacaaaacaaacaaaccacaaGCAATTCCAAAGGCATTCACGTTAAAGGGGACAATTGGGGGGAACGGGCATGAAAATTGGACACTTTTGAGACTGCTGCCATTGCTAATTGGGGATAAAGTACCAGAGAACGACAAAGCTTGGGGTGTCATTTTGGATCTTAAAGACATTCTGGAAATTTTAACTTCATCTACATTCACTGAGGAAAAACTGTTCTACCTTGAGGCCAAAATCTTTGAACATCGGCAGCTTGTACAGGAAGCTTTTCCTACGTTTAAGCTAAAACCAAAGCACCACTTTCTTGAACACTATCCCTATCTAATTCGCTGCTTTGGTCCTCTGCTCGACTTCTGGACAATACGATTTGAGGCCAAACACAGCTTCTTTAAGAAAGTTGTCCGGGATGTTAATAACTTCAAGAACATTTTGGTGACTTTAGCTTCAAGGCACCAGCTCATGTTAGCGTATCACATGGACATGCCTAACATGTTCAAACCAACAGTGGAAGTTGGAAAAATTTCAACTGTTTCATTTGAGATTTTGGACCTCTTTGTGAAAGATGCTATCAGAAGGAAATTTGGATGTTTGACTTCTGTATCTCTTGCCACAACTGCCTTTATCCATGGGACAAAGTACACTCAAGGAATGTTTTTATCCACTGGAAGCACAAGTGGACTTcctaattttgggaaaattattaATGTGCTATTTGTGGAAAACAAGCCCTGTTTTGTTGTGGAACCTTATACAGCTTGGTACCTGGAACACCTCAGATGCTATGAAGTCTGCAAGAACCACTCTGCAAAGCTGCTTGTAGTCCAGCCAGAGGAGCTCAATGACTACTTCCCCCTGTCAGCGTATATGGTGAAAGGCAGACTTCTGATCTCTCCAAAAGGGTTTCTGCTCCATTGA
- the LOC125799085 gene encoding uncharacterized protein LOC125799085 isoform X2, protein MKWKCVLPALLNKCDVIDKVLEETNLPSLSGQYRSFHDGLYFKENPIISQEELSISLGLYIDEFEICNPLGTSRKKHKITAIYWVIANLPAKYRSALSSIYLALLSNSNDVKTFGYAQIVEPLLKELCTLETKGFYIDRLGTFVKGTVLYVSSDNLGAHSFAGFQESFSVDKFCRFCLASRSDIQSTSVRTGCFPLRTKILHNEAVKSLKEHESIVVDGVKGDCVLNELNYFHCITGFPPDLLHDLLEGIVPVELCLCLKTLIGKKYFTLEELNTAIQRFPYKFSDKTNKPQAIPKAFTLKGTIGGNGHENWTLLRLLPLLIGDKVPENDKAWGVILDLKDILEILTSSTFTEEKLFYLEAKIFEHRQLVQEAFPTFKLKPKHHFLEHYPYLIRCFGPLLDFWTIRFEAKHSFFKKVVRDVNNFKNILVTLASRHQLMLAYHMDMPNMFKPTVEVGKISTVSFEILDLFVKDAIRRKFGCLTSVSLATTAFIHGTKYTQGMFLSTGSTSGLPNFGKIINVLFVENKPCFVVEPYTAWYLEHLRCYEVCKNHSAKLLVVQPEELNDYFPLSAYMVKGRLLISPKGFLLH, encoded by the exons ATGAAGTGGAAAT GTGTGTTGCCAGCATTGTTGAACAAGTGTGATGTAATTGACAAAGTTTTAGAGGAAACAAATCTACCATCGCTCTCTGGTCAGTACAGATCTTTTCATGATGGACTGTATTTTAAAGAGAATCCAATTATTTCTCAAGAAGAATTATCAATTTCTTTAGGATTGTATATAGATGAATTTGAAATCTGCAACCCTTTGGGAACTTCAAGGAAGAAACATAAAATAACTGCTATTTATTGGGTAATTGCTAATTTGCCTGCCAAATACCGATCTGCCCTATCTAGTATATACCTTGCCTTGCTGAGCAATAGTAATGATGTGAAAACATTTGGGTATGCACAAATAGTTGAACCACTGCTTAAAGAGCTTTGTACACTTGAAACTAAAGGATTTTACATTGATAGGCTAGGTACGTTTGTCAAAGGCACAGTCCTGTATGTGTCTTCAGATAATTTAGGAGCACATTCGTTTGCTGGCTTTCAGGAGTCATTCTCTGTTGATAAATTTTGCAGATTCTGCTTAGCCAGTCGCAGTGATATTCAGAGTACATCAGTAAGAACTGGATGCTTTCCACTAAGAACAAAAATATTGCACAATGAAGCTGTTAAGAGCCTTAAAGAGCACGAGAGCATAGTTGTTGACGGAGTTAAGGGTGACTgtgttttaaatgaactaaattATTTTCACTGCATAACGGGCTTTCCACCTGACTTGTTACATGATTTGCTAGAGGGAATAGTGCCTGTggagctgtgtttgtgtttaaagaCATTGATTGGCAAGAAGTATTTTACTTTAGAGGAACTGAATACTGCCATTCAGCGTTTCCCATACAAGTTTTCggacaaaacaaacaaaccacaaGCAATTCCAAAGGCATTCACGTTAAAGGGGACAATTGGGGGGAACGGGCATGAAAATTGGACACTTTTGAGACTGCTGCCATTGCTAATTGGGGATAAAGTACCAGAGAACGACAAAGCTTGGGGTGTCATTTTGGATCTTAAAGACATTCTGGAAATTTTAACTTCATCTACATTCACTGAGGAAAAACTGTTCTACCTTGAGGCCAAAATCTTTGAACATCGGCAGCTTGTACAGGAAGCTTTTCCTACGTTTAAGCTAAAACCAAAGCACCACTTTCTTGAACACTATCCCTATCTAATTCGCTGCTTTGGTCCTCTGCTCGACTTCTGGACAATACGATTTGAGGCCAAACACAGCTTCTTTAAGAAAGTTGTCCGGGATGTTAATAACTTCAAGAACATTTTGGTGACTTTAGCTTCAAGGCACCAGCTCATGTTAGCGTATCACATGGACATGCCTAACATGTTCAAACCAACAGTGGAAGTTGGAAAAATTTCAACTGTTTCATTTGAGATTTTGGACCTCTTTGTGAAAGATGCTATCAGAAGGAAATTTGGATGTTTGACTTCTGTATCTCTTGCCACAACTGCCTTTATCCATGGGACAAAGTACACTCAAGGAATGTTTTTATCCACTGGAAGCACAAGTGGACTTcctaattttgggaaaattattaATGTGCTATTTGTGGAAAACAAGCCCTGTTTTGTTGTGGAACCTTATACAGCTTGGTACCTGGAACACCTCAGATGCTATGAAGTCTGCAAGAACCACTCTGCAAAGCTGCTTGTAGTCCAGCCAGAGGAGCTCAATGACTACTTCCCCCTGTCAGCGTATATGGTGAAAGGCAGACTTCTGATCTCTCCAAAAGGGTTTCTGCTCCATTGA